The following coding sequences lie in one Cupriavidus sp. WKF15 genomic window:
- a CDS encoding DUF4238 domain-containing protein, with protein MTDDFEGASPIRPEDLEALARAQAAATDAEANPLPPMLTGPKRQHFLPRFYLDGFSRGGLVAVFDREKNEIRNQQPVNTAVIGHFYTMEDAEGRRRFELEALLSEYEGKAKPVIDKLVAAAPDLSADERSDLSIFIALAATRTPDMVHSVQALNGEMVKHTAKVLFADVDQTFARLRVDEKFAQESDDELYKQAEWMVKMAKTDGFIVETDEKWAVGRAIEMALSAAPYFAGRHWRVVHRNNEKLSFITSDSPVYLNTVVPRPTSVYGVGFGSPDAFISFPLHQSCTLEMFGDSWHP; from the coding sequence TCGAAGGCGCATCGCCAATACGGCCAGAAGACCTCGAGGCGCTGGCGCGCGCGCAAGCGGCAGCCACTGATGCGGAAGCGAATCCACTACCGCCGATGCTCACCGGTCCAAAGCGCCAGCACTTTCTCCCGCGCTTCTACCTGGATGGCTTCAGCCGTGGCGGTCTGGTCGCGGTATTCGACCGCGAGAAGAATGAGATTCGAAACCAGCAGCCGGTGAACACTGCGGTCATCGGGCACTTCTACACGATGGAAGATGCCGAGGGCCGGCGACGCTTCGAACTTGAGGCACTGCTGTCGGAGTACGAGGGGAAGGCCAAGCCGGTCATCGACAAGCTGGTGGCTGCCGCGCCTGACCTTTCGGCTGACGAACGGAGCGACCTGTCAATCTTTATCGCGTTGGCCGCGACACGGACCCCGGACATGGTGCATTCCGTGCAAGCTCTGAACGGGGAGATGGTCAAGCACACAGCCAAGGTTCTCTTTGCCGACGTTGACCAGACCTTCGCGCGCCTGCGTGTCGACGAAAAGTTTGCGCAAGAGTCCGATGACGAGCTGTACAAGCAGGCGGAGTGGATGGTGAAGATGGCCAAAACCGACGGATTCATCGTAGAGACTGACGAGAAGTGGGCGGTCGGTCGAGCCATCGAGATGGCACTTTCCGCTGCCCCCTACTTCGCTGGACGTCACTGGCGCGTGGTTCATCGGAACAACGAGAAGCTGTCGTTCATCACGTCGGACTCGCCCGTCTACCTCAACACGGTGGTCCCGCGGCCCACGTCCGTGTACGGGGTCGGATTCGGCAGTCCAGACGCCTTCATCTCGTTCCCACTTCACCAGTCCTGCACCCTCGAGATGTTCGGCGACAGTTGGCATCCTTGA